A single Pirellulaceae bacterium DNA region contains:
- a CDS encoding sugar phosphate isomerase/epimerase, producing the protein MLQLSVNELSTMKWNFEEDVVHYHEAGFSTIGIWYPKLARYGEEKGSELLQEYGFSISSLSYVSGFTGHCGVTYRQSILEALDVIQLAADIGAPTVVLVAGSRNGHTRNHALRILRSALHVLAEAAQAVGVQLALEPTHLGCSSDSYLNTIPQCLDVIAEIGSPNLGLNIDIYHVAHDSSLWQWMKAAASLVRLVQLGDAKSAPVGQQNRCPLGDGHLPLLELIDLFQSSRYGGYYEIELQGEGVQHLEYMQLLDHSHQTARQWQLQLA; encoded by the coding sequence ATGTTGCAGCTTTCGGTCAATGAACTGTCGACGATGAAATGGAATTTCGAAGAAGATGTTGTTCACTACCATGAAGCGGGATTCTCGACAATCGGCATCTGGTATCCCAAGTTGGCTCGCTACGGAGAAGAGAAAGGCAGTGAGTTGCTGCAGGAGTACGGTTTCTCGATTTCCTCGTTGTCTTACGTGAGCGGGTTCACCGGACACTGTGGGGTTACCTATCGACAGAGTATTCTAGAAGCCTTGGATGTTATCCAGCTGGCTGCCGATATCGGTGCTCCCACAGTTGTGCTTGTGGCTGGTAGCCGCAACGGCCACACGCGCAATCATGCGCTGCGAATCCTACGTTCCGCTCTCCATGTTTTAGCCGAAGCAGCTCAGGCTGTGGGAGTTCAATTGGCTCTCGAGCCGACACACTTGGGCTGTTCGAGCGATTCGTATCTAAACACAATTCCACAATGCCTGGATGTGATCGCTGAAATCGGTAGTCCGAACCTTGGACTTAATATAGATATTTATCATGTGGCGCATGACTCGTCGCTATGGCAGTGGATGAAAGCCGCCGCCTCGTTAGTTCGATTAGTGCAACTGGGCGATGCCAAGTCTGCTCCTGTCGGACAACAGAATCGCTGCCCGTTAGGCGATGGTCACTTGCCGCTGCTAGAACTGATTGATCTCTTTCAAAGCAGTCGTTATGGCGGCTACTACGAAATTGAACTCCAAGGCGAAGGTGTCCAGCACCTGGAGTATATGCAACTGCTGGATCATTCCCATCAAACGGCTCGCCAGTGGCAGTTGCAACTGGCCTAG
- a CDS encoding lactate/malate dehydrogenase family protein, whose protein sequence is MTKVSIIGGGGLVGSCAAFALQCGGIAHEIALLDVNQALAEGQALDLQHGSPSVADQVLVAGSYEHIPSSDVICITAGLRRKPDESRLDLINRNTDLFVDILRQVKAAGIKESAKVLVVSNPVDILTYVAAKMLGIPNDHVMGLGTQLDTIRFCSLIAQQIAAPATQTRALILGEHGDSMVPIWSSAAVGGLPLDKYPGWNLNLANQIFARTKQSGAEVLSRKGGAGFAVGIAIRDVIESILLDQHRILPVSSVQTGCYGIRDVALSVPTIVSRCGVKQRLEIELWPKELQGLRGSAAALRPTLESVMKRVSAV, encoded by the coding sequence ATGACTAAAGTAAGCATTATCGGTGGAGGTGGATTGGTAGGCAGTTGTGCTGCTTTTGCCTTGCAGTGCGGCGGCATTGCCCACGAAATCGCACTGTTGGATGTCAATCAAGCTCTGGCCGAGGGTCAGGCGCTGGACCTGCAACACGGTTCGCCGAGCGTGGCGGACCAGGTTTTGGTTGCGGGCTCGTACGAACACATTCCATCCAGTGACGTGATCTGCATCACCGCTGGCTTGCGACGCAAGCCCGACGAGTCGCGCCTGGACCTGATCAATCGCAACACCGACCTATTTGTCGATATCCTCCGCCAAGTCAAAGCAGCCGGAATCAAAGAATCCGCCAAAGTCCTGGTGGTCAGCAATCCAGTGGACATCTTGACTTACGTAGCGGCAAAAATGCTGGGCATACCTAATGATCATGTCATGGGGCTTGGGACGCAGCTTGATACGATTCGTTTTTGCAGCTTGATCGCGCAGCAGATTGCGGCACCAGCCACGCAGACTCGAGCCTTGATTCTGGGTGAGCACGGAGACAGCATGGTGCCGATTTGGTCAAGCGCTGCCGTGGGTGGGTTGCCGCTTGACAAGTATCCTGGCTGGAATCTGAATTTGGCAAATCAGATATTTGCGCGCACCAAACAATCTGGTGCCGAAGTATTGTCGCGCAAAGGTGGTGCAGGATTTGCTGTGGGAATCGCCATTCGCGACGTTATTGAGTCGATCTTGTTAGACCAGCACCGCATTCTGCCGGTCAGCAGTGTGCAAACTGGATGTTATGGAATTCGCGACGTAGCCCTGTCGGTTCCGACAATTGTCAGCCGGTGTGGTGTCAAGCAGCGTCTGGAAATAGAACTGTGGCCCAAAGAGTTGCAGGGACTTCGCGGTAGCGCTGCGGCACTGCGACCGACACTCGAGAGCGTCATGAAGCGGGTCAGTGCCGTTTAA
- a CDS encoding class II aldolase/adducin family protein — translation MLNSHKIKQDICEIGSRIYNKGFAAANDGNISVRIGENEVLCTPTMQSKGYLKPDDICLIDMTGKQLAGRKKRSSEALLHLEIYRQRTDIKSVVHCHPPHATAFAVAREPIPQCVLPEVEVFLGDVPITKYETPGGQAFADTIIPFVNKCNVMILANHGTVSFGEDVEKAYWWTEILDAYCRILMLARQLGHVSYLDQQKSQELLELKNKWGFADPRLTEEYKNCDICANDIFRDSWQSAGVQRRAFDAPPPMPAQAPSGAAATPSTGSSSSAKSAAAAVSGSTGLDEERLVKMITDLVMTQLAARS, via the coding sequence ATGCTCAACAGCCATAAGATTAAACAGGACATCTGCGAAATTGGCAGCCGCATCTACAACAAGGGATTTGCGGCCGCCAACGATGGTAACATTTCGGTGCGCATCGGCGAGAACGAAGTGTTATGCACGCCGACCATGCAATCCAAGGGATATCTGAAGCCCGACGATATCTGCCTGATCGACATGACCGGCAAGCAGTTGGCTGGCCGCAAGAAGCGCAGCAGCGAAGCGCTTTTGCATCTGGAAATATATCGCCAGCGGACAGACATTAAATCGGTGGTCCACTGTCATCCGCCACATGCCACAGCGTTTGCAGTAGCCCGCGAACCGATTCCGCAGTGTGTGTTACCGGAAGTGGAAGTATTCTTGGGAGATGTACCAATCACCAAATACGAAACACCGGGCGGACAAGCATTTGCCGACACGATCATTCCGTTCGTAAACAAATGCAACGTCATGATCTTGGCCAACCATGGCACAGTCAGCTTTGGTGAAGACGTGGAGAAGGCCTACTGGTGGACGGAAATTCTAGACGCCTATTGCCGGATCTTGATGCTGGCTCGTCAATTGGGCCATGTCAGTTACTTGGACCAGCAAAAGAGCCAAGAGTTGCTGGAACTGAAGAATAAATGGGGTTTCGCCGATCCGCGGCTGACCGAAGAGTACAAGAACTGCGACATTTGCGCCAACGATATCTTTCGTGATAGTTGGCAATCGGCTGGCGTGCAACGGCGAGCCTTCGACGCTCCACCGCCGATGCCGGCCCAAGCCCCCAGCGGCGCAGCAGCAACGCCCAGCACCGGCAGCTCGTCTTCAGCCAAGTCCGCTGCGGCTGCGGTCTCAGGCTCCACAGGGCTGGATGAGGAGCGACTGGTGAAAATGATTACCGATTTGGTGATGACCCAGCTAGCCGCCCGCAGTTGA
- a CDS encoding carbon dioxide concentrating mechanism protein CcmL, translating to MKIHKVIGNVTLSRCHPCYQSARLLAAEPQEQTTLTGKPTPQPELAVVWDDLGAGLDSLIAVSDGAEAAQPFRPDLKAVDAYCSAILDNVHVDAVAVGQLKF from the coding sequence ATGAAAATTCACAAGGTGATCGGTAATGTGACGCTTAGCCGCTGCCATCCGTGCTATCAATCGGCGCGATTGTTGGCCGCTGAACCTCAAGAACAGACGACACTCACCGGCAAGCCTACCCCACAACCAGAACTGGCTGTGGTGTGGGACGATTTGGGAGCAGGACTCGACAGTTTAATCGCCGTCAGCGACGGTGCCGAAGCCGCTCAACCGTTTCGACCAGACCTGAAAGCCGTTGATGCCTATTGTTCAGCCATTCTCGATAACGTGCATGTCGACGCGGTCGCCGTCGGACAACTCAAATTCTAA
- a CDS encoding EutN/CcmL family microcompartment protein: MQVALVVGHAHATIKHSTLRSLKLLLTQPLQSDGVTADAAPVLSVDNMGAGPGDRVMLTTDGAAIRDLFGIQNSPIRWAVLGIVDGQSCETNNRG, translated from the coding sequence ATGCAAGTAGCCTTGGTCGTTGGCCACGCACACGCCACCATCAAACATTCGACGTTGCGGTCACTAAAACTGCTGTTGACTCAGCCGTTGCAGTCCGATGGTGTAACCGCCGATGCCGCACCTGTGCTGTCAGTTGACAACATGGGCGCGGGCCCTGGAGATCGGGTGATGTTGACGACTGACGGTGCTGCGATTCGCGACCTGTTTGGAATTCAGAATTCGCCGATTCGTTGGGCTGTGCTGGGCATTGTCGATGGCCAATCCTGTGAAACCAACAACAGAGGCTGA
- a CDS encoding aldehyde dehydrogenase EutE — protein MQITEDLIRSVVTQVLTEVRGQGQAQRPSPVATGGSAGAERYGLFTCADRAAAAARRAFEQLRCRPMQDRKKAIDHIRRISISQSVELGTMEMNETKIGRLKHKIDKLETLGRRSPGTEFLSTQAYSGDRGLAVIEHAPFGVIGAITPVTHSLPTITGNAVSMIAAGNALVVNPHPSGRKVAAEGVKRFNQAIYEDIGIDNLICLITEPTLESASAIFRSRDVSLICVTGGPAVARAALNSGKRAIVAGPGNPPVVVDETADLDRAARCIIQGAAYDNNLLCIAEKEVFVVDSVFEAMLAAMERAGAVRLNSSQIERLTSAAFQEVGEDRHLTPTKELLGQDAAKLAAAAGAHVSPDVELVFGETPAEHPFVSVEQMMPFLPFVRCRDVRHAIELAQHYEHGYRHTSIIHSRNVNNMTKMARALDTTLFVKNGPCMAALGLGGEGYLSFSIAGPTGEGVTTPLTFTRERRCSLIDDLWILGGPDR, from the coding sequence ATGCAAATCACTGAAGACCTGATTCGTAGTGTCGTCACTCAAGTGCTGACCGAAGTACGCGGCCAAGGTCAAGCGCAGCGCCCGTCGCCAGTGGCAACTGGTGGTTCAGCTGGCGCCGAGCGATACGGCTTATTTACATGCGCCGATCGGGCGGCGGCGGCAGCGCGGCGGGCCTTCGAGCAATTGCGTTGTCGTCCCATGCAAGATCGCAAGAAGGCCATCGATCATATTCGCCGCATTTCCATTTCACAGTCCGTAGAGCTGGGCACGATGGAAATGAACGAAACCAAGATTGGACGCTTGAAGCACAAGATCGACAAATTAGAAACACTCGGACGACGCTCACCGGGTACTGAGTTTTTGTCGACTCAGGCTTACAGTGGAGATCGGGGTCTGGCGGTCATTGAGCACGCCCCGTTCGGTGTGATTGGGGCGATCACTCCGGTGACGCATTCGCTGCCGACGATTACCGGCAACGCGGTCAGCATGATCGCCGCCGGAAATGCGTTGGTAGTCAATCCACACCCCAGTGGTCGCAAGGTCGCCGCCGAGGGCGTCAAGCGATTCAATCAAGCCATCTACGAGGATATTGGCATCGACAACTTGATCTGTCTGATTACCGAACCGACGCTTGAATCGGCATCGGCTATTTTTCGCAGCCGCGACGTATCTCTGATCTGCGTAACTGGCGGTCCAGCCGTCGCACGAGCCGCCTTGAACAGTGGTAAGCGGGCCATTGTGGCGGGTCCGGGCAATCCTCCGGTCGTGGTCGACGAGACAGCGGATTTGGACCGCGCAGCGCGATGTATCATTCAAGGTGCCGCCTACGACAACAACCTGCTATGTATCGCAGAGAAGGAAGTGTTCGTGGTTGACTCGGTGTTCGAGGCCATGCTGGCAGCCATGGAACGCGCCGGTGCCGTGAGACTCAACAGCAGCCAGATCGAGCGACTAACGTCAGCCGCCTTCCAAGAGGTGGGAGAGGATCGGCACCTGACGCCGACCAAGGAGCTTCTGGGTCAGGATGCCGCCAAGTTGGCAGCAGCCGCTGGAGCGCACGTAAGCCCCGACGTGGAGCTGGTGTTCGGCGAAACGCCTGCCGAGCATCCGTTTGTGTCCGTCGAGCAGATGATGCCGTTTCTACCGTTTGTTCGCTGCCGCGATGTGCGACACGCCATCGAACTGGCGCAGCACTATGAACACGGTTATCGCCATACCAGCATTATTCACTCGCGCAATGTCAACAATATGACCAAGATGGCTCGCGCACTAGATACGACGCTTTTCGTCAAGAACGGTCCGTGCATGGCCGCTTTGGGATTGGGTGGTGAAGGCTATCTTTCATTCTCAATCGCCGGTCCAACCGGAGAAGGCGTGACCACGCCACTAACATTTACCCGTGAACGACGCTGCAGCTTGATTGACGATCTGTGGATTTTGGGTGGACCGGATCGCTAG
- a CDS encoding EutN/CcmL family microcompartment protein → MFVAKVTGSVVATQKVETMRGQKLLVVEPYRLESANRSQLVTTGRTFIAVDTLGAGVGDYVLIVQGSSARFTPETQKLPVDCVVIGIVDTVNIGNSSVYSRQ, encoded by the coding sequence ATGTTTGTTGCTAAAGTCACCGGATCGGTGGTTGCGACTCAAAAGGTCGAAACCATGCGCGGACAAAAATTGTTGGTGGTCGAGCCGTATCGTTTGGAGTCTGCCAACCGCAGCCAGTTGGTTACCACGGGCCGCACATTCATCGCCGTAGATACGCTGGGCGCGGGCGTGGGGGACTATGTGCTCATCGTGCAGGGAAGCAGCGCACGCTTTACGCCAGAAACTCAAAAGCTACCGGTCGACTGCGTGGTCATTGGCATCGTCGACACCGTCAATATCGGGAACTCCTCGGTTTATAGTCGCCAATAA
- a CDS encoding acetate/propionate family kinase, with amino-acid sequence MKVLVANLGSTSFKYRLLDMSGQSQSRPARQLARGGVERIGSKNCPCTVEIGDRRTVMELDIPHHGAAVRACLNQLTDPQAGCLTSADQVAAIGFKAVHGGRLQGVFRITSEVLDAMQQVSSVAPAHNPPYLAAMRQLAETVPDIPLVAAFETDFHRTIPEARRRYALPKHWADALPIRKWGFHGASHRYIATRAAEILGSQKQRIISCHLGGSSSLCAIDNGRSVATTMGMSPQSGLPQNNRVGDLDPFCLPMLMEHSGQSLQQLLTTLSTQAGLLGLSGGVSGDIRDLEQAAMQGHADAKLALDVYVEEIRRHLGGMLVALGGCDALVFTGGIGENSESIRAAVCNGLAELGFVLDSQQNTSARSREQRIDGSGSRCQIWVIPTNEELIVAQQTIALLAAEDRR; translated from the coding sequence ATGAAGGTCTTGGTTGCCAACCTGGGCTCGACGAGCTTCAAGTATCGACTGCTGGACATGTCTGGCCAGTCACAGAGCCGGCCTGCGCGCCAATTGGCTCGTGGCGGTGTCGAGCGGATCGGTTCTAAGAACTGTCCTTGTACAGTTGAAATTGGCGATCGACGTACCGTCATGGAACTGGATATTCCGCACCACGGTGCGGCGGTGCGTGCTTGCCTAAACCAATTGACCGATCCGCAAGCGGGCTGTTTAACCAGTGCCGACCAAGTTGCCGCTATCGGCTTCAAGGCGGTGCATGGCGGGCGATTGCAAGGCGTATTTCGCATTACCAGCGAAGTCTTGGATGCTATGCAACAAGTCAGCTCGGTTGCCCCAGCGCACAACCCACCTTACCTTGCGGCCATGCGACAGCTGGCCGAAACAGTTCCGGACATTCCACTGGTGGCAGCCTTTGAAACCGATTTTCACCGCACGATTCCGGAAGCTCGTCGCCGATATGCACTGCCCAAACACTGGGCCGATGCATTGCCAATTCGCAAGTGGGGCTTTCACGGTGCCAGCCATCGTTACATTGCTACTCGCGCCGCAGAAATATTGGGCTCTCAAAAACAGCGAATCATTTCATGTCATTTGGGCGGCTCCAGCAGCCTGTGCGCGATCGACAACGGTCGGAGTGTGGCCACGACGATGGGCATGAGTCCGCAATCGGGATTGCCTCAAAACAATCGCGTCGGTGACTTGGATCCTTTTTGCCTGCCGATGTTGATGGAACACTCGGGACAAAGTCTCCAACAGTTACTGACGACGCTGTCGACACAGGCCGGTCTGCTAGGCCTGTCGGGCGGAGTGAGCGGTGACATTCGCGATTTGGAACAAGCCGCGATGCAGGGCCATGCCGACGCCAAGCTGGCGCTGGATGTGTACGTCGAGGAAATCCGACGGCATTTGGGGGGAATGCTGGTGGCTTTGGGGGGCTGTGATGCCTTGGTGTTCACCGGCGGCATCGGCGAAAACAGCGAATCCATTCGCGCAGCGGTTTGCAATGGATTGGCCGAACTGGGATTTGTATTGGACAGTCAGCAAAACACGTCGGCCCGCAGCCGCGAGCAACGCATCGACGGCAGCGGCAGCCGCTGCCAGATTTGGGTCATACCCACCAACGAAGAACTAATTGTAGCTCAGCAGACCATAGCGCTGCTAGCCGCCGAGGACCGACGCTAA
- a CDS encoding BMC domain-containing protein produces the protein MQTAIGMIETKGLLALVEATDAMVKAANVEIVKRVDIGGGLVTTVVSGDVGSVRAAVEAGASAASQVGELVSSHVIPRPAEGLSKAFFA, from the coding sequence ATGCAAACAGCAATTGGAATGATCGAAACAAAGGGCCTGCTGGCCTTAGTCGAAGCTACCGACGCGATGGTCAAGGCGGCCAACGTTGAAATCGTCAAGCGCGTCGATATTGGCGGCGGCTTGGTTACTACTGTGGTCAGTGGCGATGTGGGCAGCGTGCGTGCAGCCGTTGAAGCCGGCGCCAGCGCAGCGTCGCAGGTCGGCGAACTGGTCAGCAGTCACGTCATCCCTCGACCGGCTGAAGGTCTGTCGAAGGCTTTTTTCGCTTAA
- a CDS encoding BMC domain-containing protein: MAQISEALGMIETKGFVSLVESVDAMMKAANVQFLGWDKVGSGLVSAFVSGDVAAVKAATDAGAAAAGRVGEVVSVQVIARPHQDLPKVLKVSL, from the coding sequence ATGGCACAAATTTCTGAAGCGCTAGGCATGATCGAGACCAAGGGATTCGTCTCTTTGGTCGAATCGGTCGATGCCATGATGAAGGCTGCCAACGTGCAGTTCTTAGGGTGGGACAAGGTCGGCAGCGGCCTGGTTTCCGCATTTGTATCTGGCGATGTCGCGGCTGTAAAAGCAGCTACCGACGCCGGAGCCGCAGCGGCCGGCCGCGTGGGTGAGGTTGTGAGCGTGCAAGTCATCGCTCGACCTCATCAAGACCTGCCCAAAGTTCTGAAGGTCAGCCTGTAA
- a CDS encoding phosphate propanoyltransferase gives MNSLAHNPLTIDRSRVESLVRQIVRQAATASATPHASSRSPELRVSISARHVHLTDEHVEQLFGKGHRLTPGKPLYQDGFYAAQETVMLVGPRRRMLPEVRVLGPTRPHSQVELALTDAISLGIDAPVRHSGAIAGTPGCVLVGPAGAVELHQGVIRAARHVHMNFDEAAYYGVKNGQLMALKVVSPQCTITFDDLLVRADTKAKLEVHIDTDEGNACNLDSATEVILKPQGDCRCQH, from the coding sequence ATGAATTCACTTGCGCATAATCCCCTGACCATCGACCGCAGCCGCGTAGAGTCATTAGTACGGCAGATCGTTCGCCAAGCTGCAACTGCGAGCGCTACACCACACGCGTCCAGCAGGTCACCGGAGCTACGCGTGAGCATCTCGGCGCGGCATGTCCACCTGACCGACGAACACGTCGAGCAATTATTTGGTAAGGGCCATCGGTTGACTCCAGGCAAGCCGCTTTACCAAGACGGCTTTTATGCGGCGCAAGAGACGGTGATGTTGGTCGGTCCGCGTCGCCGGATGTTGCCAGAAGTTCGCGTACTGGGACCAACACGACCGCATAGCCAAGTCGAATTGGCACTGACCGATGCCATATCGCTGGGCATCGACGCTCCCGTTCGGCATTCAGGCGCTATCGCCGGTACTCCGGGCTGCGTTCTTGTAGGTCCGGCCGGTGCGGTGGAATTGCATCAAGGCGTCATTCGCGCTGCGCGGCATGTACACATGAATTTTGACGAGGCCGCTTACTACGGGGTAAAGAACGGGCAGCTGATGGCATTAAAAGTCGTCAGCCCGCAGTGCACGATCACTTTCGACGATCTGCTAGTGCGGGCCGATACCAAGGCCAAACTAGAGGTACACATCGATACTGACGAAGGCAACGCCTGCAATTTGGATTCAGCCACCGAGGTCATTTTGAAACCTCAAGGTGATTGCAGGTGTCAACATTAA
- a CDS encoding DeoR/GlpR transcriptional regulator, which produces MSTAGITELRRAKLKELIRNQGFVSIPDLRAALDVSESTIRRDLDYLEAEGEAQRTHGGVFSTGPTASLKLFEHRRAEQWEKKRQVAQAASRLIEDHDTVLLDGGSTTYELAKQLVGRPLQIVTNSLPLASLFTSNDQVDLVVLGGYVHSRTGVTIGPYTNQMLGTINVQTAVLSIAGADHRGYYNSNLLLVEAEKAMMRCADKTMVVADSSKFGKSSLARLCPLHEVHTLVSDDQLTDAWREQLSNAGVNLVVAPPDRPATDVPEATNA; this is translated from the coding sequence TTGAGCACAGCTGGTATCACCGAATTGCGTCGAGCGAAGCTGAAGGAGCTGATTCGCAATCAGGGATTCGTGTCGATTCCCGACCTGCGAGCGGCATTGGACGTCAGCGAGTCGACGATTCGTCGCGATTTGGATTACCTGGAAGCCGAAGGCGAAGCGCAGCGGACGCATGGCGGAGTCTTTTCCACGGGACCTACGGCTTCGCTCAAGTTGTTTGAGCATCGCCGCGCCGAACAATGGGAAAAGAAACGGCAGGTCGCGCAGGCCGCCAGCCGCCTGATTGAAGATCACGATACAGTGCTGCTAGATGGTGGCAGTACAACCTACGAATTAGCCAAACAACTGGTGGGACGCCCACTGCAAATCGTGACCAATTCCCTGCCGCTAGCCAGTCTGTTTACTTCGAACGATCAAGTCGACTTGGTTGTCTTGGGGGGTTATGTACATAGTCGCACCGGAGTCACGATTGGGCCCTACACCAATCAGATGTTGGGCACGATCAACGTCCAGACCGCCGTACTGAGCATCGCTGGTGCCGATCATCGCGGTTACTACAACAGCAACTTGCTGCTGGTCGAGGCTGAAAAAGCCATGATGCGCTGCGCCGATAAGACCATGGTAGTGGCCGATAGCAGCAAATTTGGCAAGAGTTCCCTGGCCCGACTGTGCCCATTGCATGAAGTACACACCTTAGTGAGTGATGACCAACTGACCGACGCCTGGCGCGAACAGCTCAGTAACGCAGGGGTCAACTTGGTAGTAGCTCCGCCGGACAGGCCCGCGACAGATGTTCCCGAGGCAACCAACGCATGA